A section of the Acidimicrobiia bacterium genome encodes:
- a CDS encoding aquaporin translates to MKDNQVKIFIAEAIGTLVLVLGGCGTAVIATGGFPLNAKGAGLSVGVLGVAIAFGLTLLCMAYTIGPISGCHINPAVTLAMVIAKKTKTTLLPIYWVAQVTGGVLGALIIKVIASGVKGWNIKEVGFATNGYGKLDAVTQVGSPGGFSLTAVGVSEIVLAALFTLVVVHTTRKDYAVGFGGIAVGLMLALVHLISIPISNTSVNPARSFGVALFKGGDALSQNWAFWVFPLIGAIIGGLIATYVLTEDKVAEIRS, encoded by the coding sequence ATGAAAGACAATCAAGTAAAAATATTTATCGCAGAAGCGATAGGAACTTTGGTCCTCGTCCTTGGTGGATGTGGAACCGCAGTAATAGCTACAGGCGGCTTTCCACTTAACGCTAAAGGTGCAGGTCTGAGCGTTGGTGTATTAGGCGTCGCAATAGCATTTGGTCTTACACTTTTATGTATGGCCTACACAATAGGGCCAATCTCAGGATGCCACATAAATCCTGCAGTTACATTAGCAATGGTTATTGCTAAAAAAACAAAGACAACATTATTGCCAATATATTGGGTTGCTCAAGTTACTGGTGGTGTGCTCGGAGCTTTGATAATCAAGGTTATTGCAAGTGGAGTTAAAGGCTGGAACATTAAAGAAGTTGGTTTTGCAACTAATGGGTACGGAAAATTAGACGCAGTTACACAAGTTGGCTCGCCAGGAGGTTTTTCACTTACTGCTGTTGGTGTTTCGGAGATTGTTTTAGCTGCACTGTTTACTCTTGTAGTTGTTCATACAACTCGCAAAGACTATGCAGTTGGTTTTGGTGGTATAGCAGTGGGTCTAATGTTAGCTTTGGTACATTTAATTTCTATACCTATTTCAAATACATCAGTGAACCCTGCTCGTTCATTTGGTGTTGCATTGTTCAAAGGCGGAGATGCATTAAGTCAAAACTGGGCCTTCTGGGTATTCCCACTTATTGGTGCAATAATTGGTGGACTGATTGCTACTTATGTATTAACTGAAGATAAAGTTGCGGAGATAAGAAGTTAA
- the radA gene encoding DNA repair protein RadA, with protein sequence MGKLKTVYECQTCASQFPKWLGRCSECGAWGTLVESIIDPSYSLVEGASSQTTNSHNLDSLLGNEKSKVANLQEIDPISAIPMPTGIEEFDHVLGGGLVAGSVTLIGGEPGIGKSTLVMQILGSLAERNIGSLYASAEESSSQIRSRASRLNIASQNVGVVATGKIEEIIAHANKEKYSVLVVDSIHTVSCADISSSAGTVSQVRECAHRLTEFAKRTGVTVILVGQVTKEGTLAGPRVLEHVVDTVLSFEGDDHALVRTLRVTKHRFGNTDELGLFDMTSTGLIALDSDSALMTNVGGARPSGLVVGAAVDGSRPFLIEVQALVDVTSNPNPRRIVQGFETSRLNSLLAVLSKRCGINLSFHDVYVSLSGGIRIKDPGLDLAICVAIASALKEVPVTKDFVFAGEIGLSGEVRSSPHSSRRIREADRRRYKNIFLNLAKTDVKSLDLEQIEIKNEVMLKTVIDLVGI encoded by the coding sequence ATGGGTAAATTGAAAACTGTATATGAATGCCAAACTTGCGCAAGTCAATTTCCGAAATGGCTTGGGCGTTGTAGTGAATGTGGTGCATGGGGAACTCTTGTAGAATCCATTATTGACCCTTCGTATTCTCTTGTCGAAGGTGCATCTAGCCAAACTACAAACAGCCATAATTTAGATTCATTACTAGGAAATGAAAAAAGCAAAGTAGCAAATCTACAAGAAATAGATCCTATCTCTGCAATACCTATGCCAACTGGTATAGAAGAATTTGATCACGTATTGGGTGGCGGTTTGGTAGCTGGTTCAGTAACTCTAATTGGAGGCGAACCAGGAATTGGTAAATCAACATTAGTTATGCAAATTTTAGGATCACTTGCTGAAAGAAATATAGGTTCACTTTATGCGAGTGCTGAAGAATCATCTTCACAAATAAGGTCTCGCGCATCAAGACTGAATATAGCGTCACAAAATGTTGGAGTTGTTGCAACTGGAAAAATAGAAGAAATTATTGCACACGCTAATAAAGAAAAATATTCAGTGCTCGTTGTCGACTCTATCCATACTGTGTCATGTGCAGATATATCATCATCAGCAGGAACAGTCTCACAAGTTCGAGAATGCGCACATCGCCTAACTGAGTTTGCAAAGCGCACTGGAGTGACAGTCATTTTGGTAGGCCAAGTTACAAAAGAAGGTACCTTAGCCGGACCTCGTGTTCTAGAACATGTAGTTGATACAGTGCTTAGTTTTGAAGGTGACGACCATGCCTTAGTGAGAACATTAAGAGTTACAAAGCATCGATTTGGAAATACTGATGAGCTTGGTTTATTCGATATGACTTCAACTGGTCTAATTGCTTTAGATTCAGATTCAGCATTGATGACAAATGTAGGTGGTGCTCGTCCAAGTGGTTTAGTTGTTGGTGCTGCCGTCGATGGTTCACGGCCTTTTCTTATTGAAGTGCAAGCTTTAGTCGATGTTACGTCTAATCCAAATCCTCGCCGTATTGTACAAGGATTTGAAACTTCGCGATTAAATTCATTACTAGCGGTTTTAAGTAAACGCTGTGGTATAAATCTATCCTTCCACGATGTTTATGTTTCGCTCTCTGGTGGAATACGAATTAAAGACCCAGGCTTGGACTTAGCAATTTGTGTTGCTATTGCTAGCGCATTAAAAGAAGTCCCCGTTACTAAAGATTTTGTTTTTGCTGGAGAAATAGGTTTATCTGGGGAAGTTCGATCAAGCCCGCATAGCTCACGACGCATACGTGAAGCTGATAGACGTAGATATAAAAATATATTTTTAAACTTAGCTAAAACCGATGTGAAATCTTTAGACCTAGAACAAATAGAAATAAAAAATGAAGTAATGCTAAAGACGGTTATTGATTTAGTAGGAATTTAA
- a CDS encoding dienelactone hydrolase family protein, with protein sequence MLENFDVIDFLPKNEFLETQVECDHLVLGSGTEISVAFPESVHGLGLVLHPDIIGLSPLVDDTIFQIAARGIPTIAIEPFTKLQNIVKLSREEKLQRICELDDVEQCGDLLGAAQILKSKHGCTKVALIGFCIGGMYAFKCAGTGIFDAVVSCYGMINLPEHWKSETQREPLDYLSMDTASPVLAIIGGQDKEYAKINDVNKLIKLFEDEHHTNLGSEIKIFDNAGHAFMHNPSRSEYRQADAKLAWKIAFDFISEKTSLRI encoded by the coding sequence ATGTTAGAAAATTTCGATGTAATAGATTTTCTGCCAAAAAATGAATTTTTAGAAACACAAGTTGAATGTGACCATCTAGTTTTAGGATCAGGTACAGAAATTTCAGTAGCCTTTCCCGAGTCTGTTCATGGCTTAGGCCTAGTACTTCATCCAGATATTATTGGTTTAAGCCCATTGGTTGATGACACTATATTTCAAATCGCAGCAAGGGGTATACCAACTATTGCAATTGAACCATTTACAAAGTTACAAAATATTGTAAAGCTATCACGTGAAGAAAAACTGCAACGCATATGTGAACTTGACGACGTCGAACAATGTGGTGATTTGCTTGGTGCAGCACAAATATTGAAATCAAAACATGGATGTACAAAAGTTGCACTAATAGGTTTTTGTATTGGGGGTATGTATGCTTTCAAATGTGCTGGTACTGGAATTTTTGATGCTGTAGTATCTTGTTATGGGATGATTAACCTTCCAGAACATTGGAAGAGTGAAACTCAACGCGAACCGTTAGATTACCTGTCAATGGATACTGCCTCACCAGTTTTAGCAATAATTGGTGGTCAAGATAAAGAGTACGCAAAAATCAATGATGTAAATAAGCTAATTAAATTATTTGAAGACGAACATCACACAAATTTAGGATCTGAAATTAAAATTTTTGATAATGCTGGCCATGCATTTATGCATAACCCAAGTCGTTCTGAGTATAGACAAGCTGATGCTAAATTAGCTTGGAAAATTGCCTTCGACTTCATTAGTGAGAAAACAAGTCTCCGAATTTAA
- a CDS encoding CarD family transcriptional regulator, which yields MSFNVGDKVVYPHHGAAIVEKREKIKIETDGKVKNVDYLLMRVAYTDLVVRVPAEKVDEIGIRDVINPSEVEEVFAVIMKTDARTPSNWSRRFKNHIEKLKSGDIYQVAEVVRNLSSRDGDKGLSAGEKRMLSQARNILTSELSYALDLDREQADDTLNRVLRLEDVSDIIATKKKNARAEKKVKAEKAAAKAAKSSVKAKTKPAAKKATTTTKKAVAKKATNK from the coding sequence ATGAGTTTTAATGTTGGCGATAAAGTCGTTTATCCTCACCACGGTGCTGCAATTGTCGAAAAACGTGAGAAAATCAAAATAGAAACTGACGGTAAAGTAAAAAATGTTGATTATTTGTTAATGCGAGTAGCTTATACAGATCTTGTGGTTAGGGTGCCTGCAGAAAAAGTTGATGAGATTGGAATTCGAGACGTAATTAACCCTAGCGAAGTAGAAGAAGTTTTCGCTGTGATTATGAAAACAGATGCTCGTACACCATCAAACTGGTCAAGAAGATTTAAAAACCATATCGAAAAATTAAAAAGTGGTGATATCTATCAGGTGGCAGAAGTCGTAAGAAACCTATCCTCTAGAGATGGTGATAAAGGGTTAAGTGCTGGTGAGAAGAGAATGCTCAGCCAAGCAAGGAATATACTTACTTCGGAGCTTAGTTATGCACTCGACCTTGATCGTGAACAAGCTGATGATACACTAAACCGTGTTTTGCGACTTGAAGATGTATCTGACATTATTGCAACAAAGAAAAAGAATGCTCGTGCGGAAAAGAAAGTAAAAGCTGAAAAGGCTGCTGCAAAAGCTGCGAAGAGTTCAGTAAAAGCAAAAACTAAACCAGCTGCAAAAAAAGCTACTACTACTACTAAAAAGGCAGTTGCTAAAAAAGCCACAAATAAATAA
- the ispF gene encoding 2-C-methyl-D-erythritol 2,4-cyclodiphosphate synthase: protein MSNKMFTIVVAGGSSARFGADKLFQILDTETVLDRSVRIASESSDGVIVVIDPDKYCNENIFAVVKGGATRSESVRNGLNAVPKDVEIVAIHDAARPMVTKKLFEHGRKLIEQGRYGVIPGIAVTDTIKSVKRNSEVIETTHARVNIRAVQTPQIFNAQALRKAYENSSVETDDGALLEKAGYEVVIFDGEESNRKITTILDLNIVRNELSGSALSTTIRIGTGYDIHPFSKDKNKKLILGGIEIDHIGLEGHSDSDAVAHSITDSLLSAIGAPDLGTLFPANKKENKDADSFKFLDSAIQLVADQGYEINNISIIINAQEPKLSNYLEAMKEKISISIKSISNKNTQISITPKHGEGIGEIGRAEAIAVYSTILLNKIGIK, encoded by the coding sequence ATGTCCAATAAAATGTTTACAATTGTTGTCGCAGGCGGTTCATCAGCAAGATTTGGTGCTGACAAACTTTTTCAAATTTTAGATACAGAAACTGTTTTAGATCGAAGTGTAAGAATTGCAAGCGAGTCTAGTGACGGTGTAATTGTTGTTATTGATCCCGACAAATATTGCAATGAAAATATTTTTGCAGTCGTCAAAGGCGGTGCCACCAGGTCTGAATCTGTTCGCAACGGATTAAATGCCGTTCCAAAGGATGTCGAAATCGTTGCCATTCATGATGCTGCTCGACCAATGGTAACAAAAAAACTTTTTGAACATGGTAGAAAGCTAATAGAACAAGGCCGATACGGTGTGATTCCTGGAATTGCTGTGACCGACACTATTAAATCGGTTAAAAGAAACAGTGAAGTTATTGAAACAACTCATGCACGTGTAAATATTCGAGCTGTTCAAACACCACAAATATTTAATGCGCAAGCATTACGCAAAGCTTATGAGAATAGTTCTGTAGAAACAGATGATGGAGCACTTTTGGAAAAAGCGGGTTATGAAGTAGTTATTTTTGACGGTGAAGAATCGAATAGAAAAATTACCACTATATTAGATCTAAACATCGTTCGCAATGAATTGTCAGGTAGCGCTTTATCGACAACAATTCGAATAGGTACAGGATACGATATACACCCTTTTTCAAAAGACAAAAATAAAAAATTAATTTTAGGTGGTATTGAAATTGATCATATTGGACTTGAAGGCCACAGTGATTCAGATGCAGTTGCACATTCAATAACAGATTCGTTGCTAAGCGCAATAGGAGCGCCAGATTTAGGAACATTATTTCCCGCAAATAAAAAAGAGAATAAAGATGCGGATTCATTTAAGTTTTTAGATTCTGCAATACAACTTGTTGCTGATCAAGGTTATGAGATAAACAATATTTCAATAATAATAAATGCACAAGAACCGAAATTGTCTAACTATCTTGAAGCAATGAAAGAAAAAATCTCAATTTCGATTAAGTCTATTTCTAACAAGAATACTCAAATATCGATCACTCCAAAACATGGTGAGGGCATTGGTGAGATCGGTAGGGCAGAAGCAATCGCTGTTTATTCAACTATTCTGCTTAACAAAATAGGTATAAAATAA
- a CDS encoding NAD-dependent epimerase/dehydratase family protein codes for MKKILLTGSSGYLGSKFIELYGTKYEILGLSRSNEVHRVDLLDSECVIKISADFKPDFILHTAAMVGRDKGLEQIFDNHVGIMKTLIECAKQSGAKFIFTSSESLYGGKENTGGYMENDLPRPRHKYGESKYECERLLQESGITYLITRSGRFVGFNKNYDREKQFPDTLKVLLQGLPVKLDAEKLFSYTLIDHLADAISNFVDYDSQNNRLLNVAAIQGSTYFDLISKIAKALDIDSVLVQPGGSEENWLPNSTIDTSLSARLGYPTITLSELVKIIAQDYLE; via the coding sequence ATGAAGAAAATACTTTTAACAGGATCAAGTGGATATTTAGGATCTAAATTCATTGAACTTTATGGAACAAAATATGAAATACTAGGTCTTAGCAGGTCTAATGAGGTTCACCGGGTTGATTTACTCGATAGTGAATGCGTAATAAAAATATCAGCCGATTTCAAACCTGATTTTATTCTGCACACAGCAGCTATGGTCGGAAGAGATAAAGGACTTGAACAAATATTTGATAATCATGTAGGAATAATGAAAACTCTAATTGAGTGTGCAAAACAATCTGGTGCAAAATTCATATTCACTTCATCAGAATCACTTTATGGAGGTAAAGAAAATACTGGTGGCTATATGGAAAATGATTTGCCTAGGCCTCGCCATAAATATGGTGAATCTAAGTATGAATGCGAAAGACTATTACAAGAATCAGGTATCACTTATTTAATAACCAGAAGTGGAAGGTTTGTTGGATTTAATAAAAATTATGACCGTGAGAAACAATTTCCAGATACATTAAAAGTATTATTGCAAGGTTTGCCGGTGAAGCTTGACGCGGAAAAGCTGTTTAGTTATACATTGATAGATCATTTAGCTGATGCGATTTCGAATTTTGTCGATTATGATTCACAAAATAATAGATTATTAAACGTCGCTGCTATACAAGGGTCTACTTATTTTGATCTAATATCGAAAATAGCAAAAGCTTTAGATATCGATTCAGTTTTAGTACAACCAGGTGGTTCTGAAGAAAACTGGTTGCCTAATTCAACTATCGACACATCGCTATCAGCGAGGTTGGGCTATCCTACGATTACGCTCAGCGAGCTAGTCAAGATAATTGCTCAAGACTATCTAGAATAA
- the cysS gene encoding cysteine--tRNA ligase, which translates to MAELLPENTQVTFYDTKLRKNVDFKPRDEGKVSIYQCGPTVYDDPHLGHGRTAFTYDLIRRFFRYIGYEVTLARNITDIEDKIIAKAQQENVEESVITKRYEQTYLEQLDSLGIERPEFDPHATEYVPQMVELIKKLIEKDFAYETSTSIYFSVTDYKEYGSLSHRTLDDLIESAGSRIDVDEEKKSPLDFALWKKVKQDGPSWPSPWGDGRPGWHTECVAMSIGILGQGFDIHGGGTDLVFPHHENEIAQSCGVGDVFAKYWIHSAMLNINGEKMSKSLNNFITLKDAISQHGPRALRLLMIQTHYRSQIEVSDESLGAASAAMDRLDSFYRRFNRELDVDSSAQIDELIQRRFINLLANDFNAPQALGLVFEALREANISLDEKEYDRVKVLFVTIVELMQVLGIDLTELVSTKANIDENQILDLIEQRKVARETKDFSRADEIRDELISHGVVIEDGPKGTTWHVETKIK; encoded by the coding sequence ATGGCCGAATTATTACCCGAAAATACACAAGTAACGTTTTATGATACAAAACTAAGAAAAAATGTAGACTTTAAACCACGTGATGAAGGAAAAGTTTCAATTTATCAATGTGGTCCAACAGTATATGATGATCCTCATTTAGGACACGGAAGAACAGCTTTTACATATGATCTAATAAGAAGATTTTTTAGATATATCGGATACGAAGTAACACTAGCAAGAAATATTACTGATATCGAAGATAAAATTATTGCAAAAGCACAACAAGAAAATGTTGAAGAATCGGTTATAACAAAAAGATACGAACAAACTTATTTAGAGCAACTCGATTCATTAGGTATTGAGCGTCCAGAATTTGATCCTCATGCAACTGAATATGTTCCCCAAATGGTGGAACTTATTAAAAAACTTATAGAAAAAGATTTTGCTTATGAGACGTCTACAAGTATTTATTTCTCTGTAACTGATTATAAAGAATACGGATCGCTAAGCCATAGAACTCTTGATGACTTAATTGAATCTGCTGGTAGTCGAATTGATGTAGACGAAGAAAAAAAATCTCCTTTAGATTTTGCGCTTTGGAAAAAAGTGAAACAAGACGGACCTTCGTGGCCTTCACCATGGGGAGACGGCAGGCCAGGATGGCATACTGAATGCGTTGCAATGAGTATTGGTATTCTTGGACAAGGTTTTGATATCCATGGCGGAGGTACAGACCTAGTATTCCCTCATCATGAAAACGAAATCGCACAAAGTTGCGGTGTTGGTGATGTATTTGCTAAATATTGGATACATAGTGCAATGTTAAATATTAATGGTGAGAAAATGAGCAAGTCGTTAAATAATTTTATTACGCTTAAAGATGCCATCAGTCAACACGGCCCACGTGCGCTTAGGTTATTGATGATTCAAACACATTATCGTTCCCAAATAGAAGTTAGCGATGAATCTCTAGGTGCTGCCTCAGCAGCTATGGATAGGCTCGATTCATTTTACCGTCGTTTTAATCGTGAACTAGATGTTGACTCAAGTGCACAAATAGATGAATTAATCCAAAGACGATTTATTAATCTTTTGGCCAACGATTTTAATGCTCCACAAGCATTAGGGCTAGTCTTTGAAGCTTTGAGAGAAGCAAATATCTCATTAGATGAAAAAGAGTATGACAGAGTAAAAGTTTTATTTGTAACTATTGTTGAACTGATGCAAGTACTTGGAATTGATTTAACTGAGCTAGTTAGTACTAAAGCAAATATCGATGAAAACCAAATATTAGATTTAATAGAACAAAGAAAAGTAGCTAGAGAAACAAAAGATTTTTCAAGAGCCGATGAAATTCGTGATGAGTTAATTTCGCATGGTGTAGTTATAGAAGATGGACCGAAAGGGACGACATGGCACGTCGAAACGAAGATAAAGTAA
- a CDS encoding RNA methyltransferase: MARRNEDKVIRNNNKKAHSKIKTQNKKATGRVRTEPGKSGSASSPRTGSTRNAGASTRNSERSEGSSFKEPNRTLKYGLGGEHVEGFHAVEVLIEHGRRKVTRLYVDREIADSPEMTSLIYKAELKNTRVTRLSREQFMGRARTESPQGVIAYCTEKKPMELDDMLLNPKAFLVVLDSLTDPNNIGAIIRSAEVAGATGVILPKHRSGHLSPSAVKNAAGAVEFMNFGLCSGVPSFLMKAQKAGVTTLGMAGESKESLYDIKESAGPVIVIIGSEGKGLSQLVRKRCDHLLKIDQYGNTESLNASAAAAVTLMHLAHLRN, encoded by the coding sequence ATGGCACGTCGAAACGAAGATAAAGTAATTCGTAATAATAATAAAAAAGCACATTCAAAAATTAAAACACAGAACAAAAAAGCAACTGGACGGGTACGAACTGAACCTGGAAAATCAGGAAGTGCAAGTTCACCACGAACAGGTAGTACCCGAAATGCAGGTGCTAGCACCCGTAATTCTGAACGCAGTGAAGGATCATCATTCAAAGAACCAAACCGTACACTCAAATATGGCTTGGGTGGGGAACATGTTGAGGGTTTCCATGCTGTAGAAGTTTTAATTGAACATGGTAGAAGAAAAGTGACAAGACTTTATGTAGATCGAGAGATTGCAGACAGTCCAGAAATGACTTCATTGATATATAAAGCTGAATTAAAGAATACTCGTGTAACTAGATTATCACGAGAACAATTTATGGGTAGGGCTAGAACAGAATCGCCACAGGGTGTTATTGCATATTGTACAGAAAAAAAACCGATGGAACTTGATGACATGTTATTAAATCCAAAAGCATTTTTAGTTGTTCTCGATTCTCTTACAGATCCAAATAATATTGGTGCAATAATTAGAAGTGCAGAAGTCGCAGGTGCAACAGGTGTCATATTACCTAAACATAGAAGCGGACATTTATCTCCATCAGCAGTAAAAAATGCAGCAGGGGCTGTTGAATTTATGAACTTTGGACTTTGTTCTGGTGTACCATCTTTCCTTATGAAGGCACAAAAAGCTGGTGTTACAACGCTAGGTATGGCAGGTGAATCAAAAGAATCACTATATGACATTAAAGAAAGTGCGGGACCAGTAATTGTAATAATAGGGTCAGAAGGTAAAGGACTTTCTCAACTAGTACGTAAGCGTTGTGATCATCTATTGAAAATAGATCAATACGGCAATACGGAATCATTAAATGCTTCTGCAGCTGCAGCTGTTACTTTGATGCATTTGGCGCATTTACGAAATTAA
- a CDS encoding LytR C-terminal domain-containing protein produces the protein MNNSNKGNQNSNFKSSPSPSTKMLALVTIAIIVGFIFVWIVNNNSKSNLDNSTTKAQTVNTKAKTNSKASKSKSKTTTTTTTTVVSNTQKPSSVSVLVLNGSQFGGVAANTATEIGKLGYKVLASGDDSSKDVGTFVYYKTGFEPDATNIAKNIMPGILKVLQIPQKITIEQFPSSTPSQWAVSELLNANVVVIVGNVS, from the coding sequence ATGAATAATTCGAATAAGGGAAATCAAAACTCTAATTTTAAATCTAGTCCCTCACCGTCAACCAAAATGCTAGCTTTGGTTACAATAGCTATAATCGTAGGATTTATTTTTGTTTGGATTGTTAATAACAATTCGAAATCTAATTTAGATAATTCAACTACAAAGGCTCAAACTGTAAATACTAAAGCTAAAACAAATTCAAAAGCCTCTAAATCTAAATCCAAAACAACAACAACAACGACAACAACAGTCGTCTCAAATACCCAAAAACCTTCATCGGTTTCAGTATTAGTTTTAAATGGTTCCCAATTTGGAGGCGTTGCTGCAAATACAGCAACTGAAATAGGAAAACTAGGATATAAAGTTTTGGCTTCAGGTGATGATAGCTCAAAAGATGTTGGAACTTTTGTCTATTACAAAACAGGATTTGAACCAGATGCAACGAATATTGCAAAAAATATTATGCCAGGAATTTTAAAGGTATTACAAATTCCTCAGAAGATTACTATTGAGCAATTTCCATCAAGCACTCCATCGCAATGGGCTGTCTCGGAACTGCTTAATGCAAATGTAGTTGTTATTGTAGGAAATGTTTCATAG
- a CDS encoding HAD family phosphatase, translating to MAKNLDKTKKTIYVDLDGTLVGKNGSLLHNHLGELSTSSIDGINKAHDNNCEIIIATGRDIYRTADFARVLGLNKFIAEAGCVIKTQDEVSLNFGEAIKYFDFNNTTHEEFHKKVVEASIFLIEKFPDQIELHEEFNRGQYGTTMLRGNIDEQKANELLKDQWPYLEIYGNGHGMFRRSMPGVENVLIYHLAPIGVTKKSGIEFDQKLRDLKKQDCFMIGDGYADLVCSPAVNTVYVPSNGIKSDINSKEYADNHENVIVLDGSHNEGFEQAIDFIINN from the coding sequence ATGGCTAAAAATCTTGATAAAACTAAAAAAACTATATATGTAGATCTAGATGGCACTCTAGTAGGTAAAAATGGATCCTTACTTCACAACCATTTGGGTGAATTATCAACATCCTCTATTGACGGTATTAACAAAGCTCATGATAATAACTGCGAGATCATAATTGCAACCGGAAGAGATATCTATAGAACAGCAGATTTTGCAAGGGTACTTGGGCTTAATAAATTTATAGCAGAAGCAGGATGTGTTATAAAAACACAAGACGAAGTGAGTTTAAATTTTGGTGAGGCAATAAAATATTTTGATTTCAATAATACAACCCACGAAGAATTTCATAAAAAAGTTGTTGAAGCTAGTATTTTCTTAATTGAGAAATTTCCTGATCAGATTGAATTACATGAAGAATTCAATCGTGGCCAATATGGAACAACCATGCTTAGAGGTAATATTGACGAACAAAAAGCTAATGAACTACTTAAAGACCAATGGCCGTATTTAGAAATATATGGCAATGGACATGGGATGTTTAGAAGATCAATGCCCGGAGTAGAAAATGTATTAATTTATCATCTTGCTCCTATAGGTGTAACAAAAAAAAGTGGAATTGAATTTGATCAAAAACTTCGAGACTTAAAAAAACAAGACTGTTTTATGATTGGCGACGGCTATGCAGACTTGGTCTGCTCACCAGCAGTAAACACTGTATATGTGCCAAGCAACGGAATTAAATCAGATATAAATAGTAAAGAGTACGCTGATAATCACGAAAATGTGATTGTGCTAGATGGTTCTCACAATGAAGGTTTTGAACAAGCAATTGATTTTATTATCAATAATTAG
- a CDS encoding metal-dependent transcriptional regulator, producing MADLHDSNEHYLMAIYEIDEEGVAVIRARIARRLNISAPSVSEHINRMESQKLVKINEKNIISLTKSGHKIAVGIVRRHRLAECLLVSYIGLDKNDAHKEADRLEHAISEKVEKKLAEVLGFPTHSPDGKIIPVN from the coding sequence ATGGCAGATCTACATGACTCTAATGAACATTACTTAATGGCAATCTATGAAATTGACGAAGAAGGCGTAGCTGTTATACGTGCTCGTATTGCACGTCGCTTAAATATATCTGCTCCATCTGTTAGTGAGCATATAAATCGCATGGAGAGCCAGAAACTCGTTAAAATAAATGAAAAGAACATTATTTCATTAACTAAATCAGGCCATAAAATAGCAGTGGGTATAGTTAGACGTCATCGCTTGGCAGAATGTTTACTTGTAAGTTATATTGGTTTAGACAAAAATGATGCTCATAAAGAGGCTGATCGACTCGAACATGCAATCAGCGAAAAAGTAGAAAAGAAACTCGCTGAAGTACTCGGTTTTCCTACCCACTCTCCGGATGGAAAAATAATCCCTGTTAATTAG